Proteins encoded by one window of Mycolicibacterium cosmeticum:
- a CDS encoding glycoside hydrolase family 27 protein codes for MRALVWLATCILLLAGCATTAPSRTLTPPMGWNSWNSGIALTEPNVHQVIDAMVSSGMRDAGYRYVNLDAGWAAPTRDPDGHLQADPDRFPHGIAALARYAHDRGLLLGIYHSPFNQGCGQDPRIGGADHERTDAQTFADWGVDYLKYDWCRLAADHDDQVKYFIAMRDALRATGRHIVYSINPNSSGDPGAGLEYDWSKIADVTRSTVDLVPAWGDSALWSSGLAGVSQAFTEAGGAASPSGPTHVNDPDMMVIGVGWNEFAAGHPTMSLGSARADLTDVEQRTHFSLWALLAAPLLAGNDIRSMSAQTAALLTNRDVIAVDQDQLVKQAHPLSGDPRVLVKPLSDGAVAVGLFNQAADTVTIRTSLGAIGFSDGSCHTVRDLWQHTDSQTTGPVAASVPRHGVALLRVSQGC; via the coding sequence ATGCGTGCCCTGGTCTGGCTGGCGACGTGCATCCTGCTGCTCGCCGGATGCGCCACCACCGCCCCGTCGCGCACGCTGACCCCGCCGATGGGCTGGAATTCCTGGAATTCCGGTATCGCGCTCACCGAGCCGAACGTGCACCAGGTCATCGACGCCATGGTGTCGTCCGGCATGCGCGACGCGGGGTACCGCTACGTCAACCTGGATGCGGGCTGGGCGGCCCCGACCCGTGACCCTGACGGTCACCTCCAGGCCGACCCGGACCGCTTCCCACACGGGATCGCCGCGCTGGCGCGCTACGCGCACGACCGCGGCCTGCTGCTCGGCATCTATCACAGCCCGTTCAACCAGGGATGCGGCCAGGACCCGCGGATCGGTGGAGCCGATCACGAGCGGACCGACGCCCAGACCTTCGCCGACTGGGGCGTCGACTACCTGAAATACGACTGGTGTCGGTTGGCGGCCGACCACGACGACCAGGTCAAGTACTTCATCGCGATGCGCGACGCCCTGCGGGCGACCGGTCGGCACATCGTCTACTCCATCAACCCCAACAGCTCCGGTGATCCGGGTGCCGGCCTGGAATACGACTGGTCGAAGATCGCCGACGTCACCCGCAGTACCGTCGACCTGGTTCCGGCGTGGGGTGATTCGGCCCTGTGGTCGTCGGGGCTCGCCGGGGTCAGCCAGGCGTTCACCGAAGCGGGCGGGGCGGCATCACCCAGCGGGCCGACCCATGTCAACGATCCCGACATGATGGTGATCGGGGTGGGTTGGAACGAGTTCGCGGCCGGGCACCCCACCATGTCGCTCGGCTCGGCGCGCGCCGATCTGACCGATGTCGAGCAGCGGACGCACTTCTCGTTGTGGGCTCTGCTGGCGGCACCGCTCTTGGCGGGCAACGATATTCGGTCCATGTCGGCGCAGACCGCGGCGCTGCTGACCAACCGCGACGTCATCGCCGTCGACCAGGATCAGCTGGTGAAGCAGGCGCACCCGCTATCCGGCGATCCGCGGGTGCTGGTGAAACCGTTGTCCGACGGCGCCGTGGCCGTCGGACTGTTCAACCAGGCCGCCGACACCGTGACCATCCGCACCTCGTTGGGCGCGATCGGGTTTTCGGACGGGAGCTGTCACACCGTGCGAGATCTGTGGCAGCACACCGACTCCCAGACCACCGGCCCCGTCGCGGCGTCGGTGCCGCGGCACGGGGTGGCGCTGCTGCGGGTGAGCCAAGGGTGCTGA
- a CDS encoding VOC family protein, producing MTLRFSEICIDARDPEAQGAWWSQVLGWQHHVDKDGDVVLSAPPGAGPDWLFLQVPEDKTVKNRLHLDFTPDDQDAEVQRVIGLGAKHVDIGQGEQSWVVLADPEGNEFCILSAK from the coding sequence GTGACCCTCAGGTTCTCCGAGATCTGCATCGACGCCCGTGACCCCGAGGCACAAGGCGCCTGGTGGTCACAGGTGCTCGGATGGCAGCACCACGTCGATAAGGACGGTGACGTGGTATTGAGCGCGCCACCGGGCGCCGGCCCGGACTGGTTGTTCCTGCAGGTTCCCGAGGACAAGACCGTGAAGAACCGGCTGCACCTGGACTTCACCCCGGATGACCAGGACGCCGAGGTGCAACGGGTGATCGGCCTTGGTGCCAAGCACGTCGACATCGGCCAGGGGGAGCAGAGCTGGGTGGTGCTGGCCGACCCGGAGGGCAACGAGTTCTGCATTTTGTCGGCGAAATAG
- a CDS encoding acyl-CoA synthetase, which translates to MLLTSLDPAAVAAGHDLADAVRIDGVTLSRSDLVGAGTSVAERVSVARRVAILATPTATTVLAVTGCLIAGVPFVPVPADVGATERAHILTDSGAQAWLGELPAETEGLPHIPVRMHARSWHRYAEPSPDSPAIIMYTSGTTGLPKGVLISRRAIAADIDALSAAWQWTAEDTLVHGLPLFHVHGLVLGLLGSLRIGNRFVHTGKPSPAAYADAAGSLYFGVPTVWSRVVDDESSARALASARLLVSGSAPLPVPVFDELVRLTGHAPVERYGSTESLITISTRADGERRPGWVGLPLPGVQTRLVDEDGAPVPHDGETIGHLQIKSPTVFSGYLNRPDATAEAFDADGWFRTGDVAVIDADGMHRIVGRESVDLIKSGGFRIGAGEIETVLLGYPGVDEVAVVGVPDDDLGQRIVAFIVGSVTPEKVIDFVAQQLSVHKRPREVRVVESLPRNAMGKVLKKELLT; encoded by the coding sequence ATGCTGTTGACTTCGCTGGACCCCGCAGCCGTGGCCGCCGGACACGATCTCGCGGACGCGGTACGCATCGACGGGGTGACTCTGAGCCGAAGCGACCTGGTCGGGGCGGGCACCTCGGTGGCCGAACGCGTCTCCGTCGCGCGGCGCGTCGCCATTCTGGCCACCCCGACCGCCACCACCGTGTTGGCCGTCACCGGATGCCTCATCGCCGGTGTCCCGTTCGTTCCGGTGCCCGCCGATGTGGGTGCCACCGAACGCGCGCACATCCTCACCGATTCCGGTGCGCAGGCGTGGTTGGGTGAGTTGCCGGCCGAAACCGAAGGGCTGCCGCATATTCCGGTCCGGATGCACGCCCGGTCGTGGCACCGCTATGCCGAGCCGTCGCCCGACAGTCCGGCGATCATCATGTACACCTCCGGCACCACCGGCCTGCCCAAAGGGGTGCTGATCAGCCGGCGCGCGATCGCCGCCGATATCGACGCGCTGTCCGCGGCGTGGCAGTGGACCGCCGAGGACACCTTGGTGCACGGGCTTCCGTTGTTCCACGTGCACGGACTGGTGTTGGGTCTGCTCGGATCGCTGCGCATCGGAAACCGGTTCGTGCACACCGGCAAACCGAGCCCAGCGGCGTACGCGGACGCTGCCGGTTCGCTCTACTTCGGCGTGCCTACGGTCTGGTCGCGGGTGGTCGACGACGAGTCGTCGGCGCGTGCGCTCGCGTCGGCACGGTTGCTGGTGTCGGGCAGCGCTCCGCTGCCGGTGCCGGTGTTCGACGAGCTGGTGCGGCTCACCGGCCATGCGCCGGTGGAGCGCTACGGCAGCACCGAAAGCCTGATCACGATCAGCACGCGGGCCGACGGTGAACGCCGGCCGGGCTGGGTGGGACTGCCGTTGCCCGGGGTGCAGACCAGACTGGTCGACGAGGATGGCGCGCCGGTGCCCCACGACGGCGAAACCATCGGCCACCTGCAGATCAAGAGCCCCACCGTGTTCAGCGGTTACCTCAACCGACCCGACGCCACCGCCGAGGCATTCGACGCGGACGGCTGGTTCCGCACCGGGGACGTCGCCGTGATCGACGCCGACGGCATGCACCGCATCGTGGGCCGGGAATCGGTCGATCTGATCAAGTCGGGTGGTTTCCGGATCGGCGCCGGAGAGATTGAAACGGTGCTGCTCGGGTATCCGGGTGTGGACGAGGTGGCGGTGGTCGGCGTGCCCGACGACGATCTCGGTCAACGTATCGTCGCGTTCATCGTGGGGTCCGTGACACCGGAGAAGGTGATCGACTTTGTCGCACAGCAGCTTTCGGTGCACAAGCGGCCGCGCGAGGTGCGGGTGGTCGAATCGCTGCCGCGCAACGCGATGGGCAAGGTGCTCAAGAAGGAGTTGTTGACGTGA
- a CDS encoding NUDIX domain-containing protein, producing MVVREDDIRRPDGSVGIYGVIDKPTFALVVAQDGDRYRMVEQFRYPIGLRRWEFVQGTAPGSLDGDEPEPAALAEQELREETGLRAQSWEVLGRLDVAPGMSSQRGWAFLATGITEGDHEREHEEQDMHSEWFTADQIDKMIRDGLITDSQSLAAWLLIRLRRENG from the coding sequence ATGGTGGTGCGCGAGGACGATATCCGCCGCCCGGATGGCTCGGTGGGCATCTACGGCGTCATCGACAAACCGACGTTCGCCCTGGTGGTTGCCCAGGACGGCGACCGTTACCGGATGGTGGAGCAGTTCCGCTATCCAATCGGGTTGCGACGCTGGGAGTTTGTCCAGGGCACCGCTCCGGGCAGCCTCGACGGTGACGAACCCGAACCGGCAGCCCTGGCCGAGCAGGAACTCCGCGAGGAGACCGGTCTGCGCGCCCAGTCGTGGGAGGTGCTGGGCCGCCTCGATGTCGCGCCGGGGATGAGCAGCCAGCGTGGCTGGGCTTTCCTGGCCACCGGCATCACCGAAGGTGATCACGAACGCGAGCACGAAGAGCAGGACATGCACAGCGAGTGGTTCACCGCCGACCAGATCGACAAGATGATCCGGGACGGGTTGATCACCGACTCCCAGTCCCTGGCGGCGTGGCTGCTGATCCGGCTGCGCCGGGAGAACGGGTAG
- a CDS encoding DUF5995 family protein codes for MPVADIDGVLSRLATIIADTKQRRDPLGCFAALYRQVTLRVRDGITNGLFDDGPRMSRFDAQFANAYFTAYRQFTSQQRPSRSWRLAFDLARSDDTIILQDLLLAINAHINLDLGVVTGTTFGPAQLQGFHDDFDRINDILASLIPLARKTVEQFSPRLTELTAIGGPEVELTLQFSVDVARDEAWRAATLVSNTPGVLRTLLTDTLDTRAKLLGRVIATPAEPVRSVIRHIRAGESTDIPAIIDALDALA; via the coding sequence ATGCCGGTAGCCGACATCGACGGGGTGCTGTCCCGACTGGCGACGATCATCGCCGACACCAAGCAGCGACGCGACCCGCTCGGCTGTTTCGCCGCTCTGTACCGCCAGGTCACGCTGCGGGTACGAGACGGAATCACCAATGGGCTGTTCGACGACGGGCCGCGGATGTCGCGGTTCGATGCACAATTCGCGAACGCTTATTTCACCGCCTACCGGCAGTTCACCAGCCAGCAGCGGCCGAGCCGGTCATGGAGACTGGCGTTCGACCTCGCTCGCTCCGACGACACGATCATCCTGCAGGACCTGTTGCTGGCCATCAACGCCCACATCAATCTGGACCTTGGTGTGGTCACCGGGACCACCTTCGGCCCCGCTCAGTTGCAGGGCTTTCACGACGACTTCGACCGGATCAACGACATCCTCGCATCGCTGATCCCGTTGGCCCGCAAGACGGTCGAACAGTTCTCGCCCCGATTGACCGAGCTGACGGCCATCGGTGGGCCGGAGGTCGAGTTGACCCTGCAGTTCAGTGTGGACGTGGCACGGGACGAAGCGTGGCGGGCCGCGACCCTGGTATCGAACACTCCGGGTGTCCTGCGGACCTTGTTGACCGACACTCTCGACACCCGGGCCAAGCTGCTCGGCCGGGTGATCGCCACGCCGGCCGAGCCGGTCAGGTCGGTGATCCGGCATATTCGCGCGGGCGAAAGCACCGACATACCCGCCATCATCGATGCCTTGGACGCCCTGGCGTAG
- a CDS encoding class I SAM-dependent methyltransferase: protein MTQLIKGDSSPDSSPSLRLPRAWLRVMALLYDPFVWAGEIAGMRRRRRTLLAQAHGRVVELGAGTGLNIAHYPADLDQLVLTEPEAGMRRKLARRVNRHGRTAVISDARAECLPMDTASVDTVVATLVLCTVDDPARALHEIARILRPGGQLLFIEHTRSSWLPLMVCQNIFERPWRAFAGGCVCNRPTLDLMRAAGFDVDATEAVWSGMPVIVHPLVVGRATR from the coding sequence ATGACCCAGCTCATCAAAGGAGATTCGAGCCCCGATTCGTCCCCATCGCTGCGCTTGCCCCGGGCGTGGCTGCGGGTCATGGCCCTGCTCTACGACCCGTTCGTGTGGGCCGGTGAGATCGCCGGTATGCGGCGCCGCCGCCGCACCCTACTGGCTCAGGCCCACGGCCGCGTCGTCGAACTGGGAGCCGGTACCGGGCTGAACATCGCCCACTATCCCGCCGATCTGGACCAGCTGGTGCTCACCGAGCCCGAGGCCGGGATGCGCCGGAAACTGGCGCGCCGCGTGAACCGGCACGGTCGTACGGCCGTCATCTCCGATGCCCGTGCCGAGTGCCTGCCGATGGACACCGCCTCGGTGGACACCGTCGTGGCGACGTTGGTGCTGTGCACCGTCGACGATCCCGCACGCGCGCTGCACGAGATCGCGCGCATCCTGCGGCCCGGCGGGCAGCTGCTGTTCATCGAGCACACCCGATCCAGCTGGCTGCCGTTGATGGTGTGCCAGAACATCTTCGAACGGCCCTGGCGCGCCTTCGCCGGCGGGTGCGTCTGCAACCGCCCGACCCTCGATCTGATGCGCGCCGCCGGCTTCGACGTCGACGCCACCGAGGCCGTGTGGAGCGGGATGCCCGTGATCGTGCATCCGCTCGTCGTCGGCCGGGCCACCCGCTGA
- a CDS encoding alpha/beta fold hydrolase has product MPAIRFLPVGDRRVAYEQRGQGPPLVAPAWWVSHLELDWQDPPVRRFWEGVAADFTLIRYDRLGVGMSDRAVHEADLTLDGEVAVLRTLLDELGLERVSLLGGSSGSCTAVAFAAAHPDRVERLVLYGSYPRGGVLTPPGVDEAIVTAVQAHWGLGSRVLSNIFLGDADAAAHERFARLQRESATPETAAALLRLVYSLDVRACLPLIRVPTTVVHRRDDRAVPYRCGRDVAAAITGAAFVPLQGSSHFPWHGDIESVIRACRYALAPEPPRPQDGGPVLSVREREVLACVARGLADPEIAEHLHLSPHTVHRHVANIRRKLGTASRTAAVAEASKRGLL; this is encoded by the coding sequence ATGCCTGCAATCCGCTTCCTCCCGGTCGGGGACCGCCGCGTGGCTTACGAGCAGCGCGGCCAAGGGCCGCCTCTCGTCGCGCCGGCCTGGTGGGTCAGCCACCTCGAACTCGACTGGCAGGACCCGCCGGTGCGGCGTTTCTGGGAGGGCGTCGCCGCGGACTTCACCCTGATCAGGTACGACCGGCTGGGCGTCGGGATGTCCGACCGTGCCGTCCATGAGGCGGACCTGACGCTCGACGGCGAAGTGGCGGTGCTGCGCACGCTGCTCGACGAGCTCGGTCTTGAGCGGGTATCACTGCTGGGCGGTTCGTCGGGTAGTTGCACGGCGGTGGCGTTCGCCGCGGCCCACCCCGACCGGGTGGAACGGCTGGTGCTCTACGGCTCCTATCCCCGAGGCGGCGTGTTGACGCCGCCGGGTGTCGATGAGGCGATTGTGACCGCCGTACAAGCCCATTGGGGTCTGGGCTCGCGTGTGCTCAGCAACATCTTCCTCGGTGACGCCGACGCGGCCGCGCATGAACGCTTCGCCCGGCTGCAACGCGAATCGGCCACCCCCGAGACTGCCGCGGCGCTGCTGCGGCTGGTGTACAGCCTGGATGTGCGGGCCTGCCTTCCGCTCATCCGGGTGCCGACGACCGTCGTGCACCGTCGCGACGACCGGGCCGTCCCGTACCGGTGCGGGCGAGATGTGGCGGCCGCCATCACCGGCGCGGCATTCGTTCCGCTGCAAGGCAGTTCGCACTTTCCGTGGCACGGCGACATCGAATCGGTGATCCGGGCGTGCCGGTACGCGCTGGCACCGGAACCACCCCGTCCGCAGGACGGTGGCCCCGTGCTCTCCGTGCGTGAACGTGAGGTCCTGGCGTGCGTGGCCCGCGGCCTCGCCGACCCCGAGATCGCCGAGCACCTTCACCTCAGCCCGCACACCGTGCACCGGCACGTCGCCAACATCCGCCGCAAACTCGGGACCGCGTCGCGTACCGCCGCCGTCGCCGAGGCCTCGAAGCGCGGTCTGCTCTAG
- a CDS encoding dihydrolipoyl dehydrogenase family protein, with the protein MKGKKTLSSEDTNRQAVPEPGDVYDVIVLGGGPVGINAADRAHAEGLSVALIERELVGGECNYWGCVPSKSLLRPVLAVADARRVDGAREAVIGPIDPKGVFGRRDRYVADWDDTPVAEAVAAMGPRLLRGHARLDGARRVTLTTANDGVAALRARHAVVICTGSTAAVPDLPGVAEAKPWTNRRATDSSNVPPRLAVVGAGGVGVEMATAWSGLGSTVTLLARTPTLLPRMEPFVGKYVQAGLVESGVNVRVGVTVSALRRPGGAGPIQVTLESGDELEVDEILFATGRTPNTADIGLETIGLPPGSWLDVDDTCTVRGVEGDWLYALGDVNHRALLTHQGKYQARIVGAVIGARAHGHPVDTDPWGPHATTADEFAVPQAFFTDPEAGSVGLTSEQAKQRRHRVRTVDVDMGAAVPGANFYADGYRGQARMVVDEDGEYLLGVTLVGPGVAEMLHSATIAVVSRIPLARLWHAVPCFPTISEVWLRLLEAYRDGQGTTD; encoded by the coding sequence ATGAAGGGGAAAAAAACATTGAGCTCCGAAGATACGAACCGCCAGGCCGTGCCGGAACCCGGGGACGTTTACGACGTCATCGTCCTCGGTGGGGGACCGGTCGGTATCAACGCCGCCGATCGTGCACATGCAGAGGGTCTTTCGGTGGCGCTGATCGAACGCGAGTTGGTAGGAGGCGAATGCAATTACTGGGGGTGTGTGCCCAGCAAGTCGCTACTGCGTCCCGTGCTCGCGGTCGCCGACGCGCGCCGAGTCGACGGTGCGCGAGAAGCCGTCATCGGACCGATCGACCCCAAGGGTGTGTTCGGTCGCCGCGACCGCTACGTGGCCGATTGGGACGACACCCCGGTGGCCGAGGCGGTCGCTGCCATGGGGCCTCGGCTGCTTCGCGGGCATGCCCGACTCGACGGTGCACGTCGAGTCACCCTCACCACTGCAAACGACGGCGTCGCCGCACTTCGGGCGCGTCATGCGGTGGTCATCTGCACGGGTAGCACGGCGGCTGTCCCCGACCTTCCAGGTGTTGCGGAGGCCAAGCCGTGGACGAATCGAAGGGCGACGGACAGCAGCAATGTGCCTCCTCGATTGGCGGTCGTCGGAGCCGGCGGTGTGGGCGTTGAGATGGCCACGGCCTGGAGCGGCCTCGGGTCGACGGTGACACTGTTGGCGCGCACCCCCACCTTGTTGCCCAGGATGGAGCCGTTCGTCGGGAAATACGTCCAAGCAGGGCTGGTGGAGTCCGGGGTCAACGTACGGGTCGGCGTCACCGTTTCGGCGCTGCGACGGCCGGGCGGGGCCGGGCCCATTCAGGTCACGCTGGAATCCGGCGACGAACTGGAAGTCGATGAAATCCTCTTTGCGACGGGACGTACCCCGAACACCGCAGACATCGGCTTGGAAACCATCGGCCTGCCGCCGGGCAGCTGGCTGGACGTGGACGACACCTGCACGGTGCGTGGAGTCGAAGGAGATTGGCTCTATGCGCTCGGCGACGTCAATCACCGGGCGTTGCTGACGCACCAAGGCAAATACCAGGCCCGCATCGTGGGCGCCGTGATCGGTGCCCGAGCGCACGGTCATCCTGTCGACACCGATCCGTGGGGCCCGCACGCCACAACCGCTGACGAATTCGCCGTGCCGCAAGCGTTTTTCACCGATCCGGAAGCGGGGTCGGTAGGACTGACCAGCGAGCAAGCGAAGCAACGACGCCATCGCGTGCGTACCGTCGACGTCGACATGGGAGCCGCGGTCCCGGGGGCCAATTTCTATGCCGACGGCTACCGCGGCCAGGCGCGGATGGTTGTCGACGAAGACGGTGAATACCTGCTCGGCGTCACATTGGTGGGCCCGGGGGTAGCTGAGATGCTCCACTCGGCCACCATCGCGGTCGTGAGTCGTATTCCGTTGGCGCGGCTGTGGCATGCGGTCCCATGCTTTCCCACGATCAGCGAGGTCTGGTTGCGACTTCTCGAAGCTTATCGGGACGGCCAAGGCACCACTGATTAG
- a CDS encoding DUF427 domain-containing protein: protein MEGTAMGLAWQQGPFGRQPAGQFLAPAPMPRLLFVEPLRRRMRARLAQSWVADSENVLLLHEPGRYPVAYFPIEDIDAQVLVRDGHVTQHSELGPITWFGLRNGQRDVTRAAWRFESLPAHARVLDERVAFAWRAMDAFYEEDERIVGHAADFYHRIDIRSTSRHLVVRDGPLVVADTRRPLALFESGFAPRWYVPREDVDESALQPVGGQTFCPYKGLASYYDIGDRSRAAWSYPDAWAEVARVRNFVSFEPDKIEVRLDGRRLVMEPGQTVLAHGPDRGLDADELARGSFD, encoded by the coding sequence ATGGAAGGCACCGCGATGGGATTGGCCTGGCAACAGGGACCATTTGGCCGTCAGCCGGCCGGCCAGTTCCTCGCACCGGCACCAATGCCTCGGCTGCTGTTCGTCGAACCGTTGCGACGCCGGATGCGGGCCCGGCTGGCCCAGTCATGGGTCGCCGACAGTGAAAATGTTCTGTTGTTGCACGAGCCCGGCCGTTATCCGGTGGCCTACTTTCCCATCGAAGACATCGATGCCCAGGTGCTCGTGCGTGATGGACACGTCACCCAGCATTCTGAACTCGGGCCAATTACCTGGTTCGGACTGCGCAACGGACAGCGAGATGTCACGCGGGCCGCGTGGCGGTTCGAATCACTTCCGGCTCACGCGCGCGTATTGGACGAGCGTGTAGCGTTCGCATGGCGAGCAATGGACGCCTTCTATGAAGAAGACGAGCGGATCGTCGGCCATGCCGCAGATTTCTATCACCGTATCGACATCCGTTCGACGTCAAGACATCTCGTTGTCCGGGACGGTCCTCTGGTGGTGGCGGATACCAGGCGGCCGCTGGCGTTGTTCGAATCCGGTTTCGCCCCACGTTGGTATGTCCCACGCGAAGATGTCGACGAATCGGCGCTGCAACCGGTCGGAGGCCAAACGTTCTGTCCATACAAGGGATTGGCCAGCTACTACGACATCGGTGATCGATCACGTGCTGCGTGGTCGTACCCCGACGCCTGGGCTGAGGTCGCAAGGGTGCGCAACTTCGTATCCTTCGAGCCCGACAAGATCGAGGTACGGCTCGACGGCCGACGTCTGGTCATGGAGCCAGGGCAGACCGTGCTTGCCCACGGCCCTGATCGAGGCCTCGATGCAGACGAGCTGGCGCGCGGCAGCTTCGACTAG